A window of the Polaribacter batillariae genome harbors these coding sequences:
- a CDS encoding IS30 family transposase has translation MNYKQLTFEQRYSIELMLKAKISKKEIIKSLCINESTFYRELKRNSKPRTYSAKHAQKLADERKKEGHYKTIFSTEMKKIIKEKMIKFQWSPEQIVGWCKLKAIQMVSHERIYQYVWQDKRQGGLLYKELRTGQKKYKKRYGSKSNRGQIPDKVSIEKRPKIVELKERVGDLESDLIIGKDHKGALLTIVDRYSSFLWIENVTGKKADMITKMTINTLAPHKKWVRTITNDNGKEFAGHKKIAEKLNCDVYFAHPYSSWERGLNEYTNKLIRQYFPKNEHLDNVKQKDIFETVNKLNNRPRKKLGYRTPKEVFYQFINQNQKLALGT, from the coding sequence ATGAACTACAAACAATTAACTTTCGAACAAAGGTACTCAATAGAATTAATGCTTAAGGCAAAAATTAGTAAAAAAGAGATTATTAAATCACTTTGTATTAATGAAAGTACTTTTTATAGAGAATTGAAAAGGAACTCAAAACCTAGGACTTATAGTGCTAAACACGCACAAAAATTAGCTGATGAGCGTAAAAAAGAAGGCCATTATAAGACTATTTTTTCAACGGAAATGAAAAAAATAATCAAAGAAAAAATGATTAAATTTCAATGGTCTCCAGAACAGATAGTTGGTTGGTGTAAACTTAAAGCAATACAGATGGTCTCTCACGAGCGAATTTACCAATATGTTTGGCAAGATAAAAGACAAGGAGGATTGCTTTATAAAGAACTACGAACAGGTCAAAAAAAATATAAAAAAAGGTATGGAAGTAAATCCAATAGAGGACAAATACCCGATAAAGTGTCTATAGAAAAACGTCCAAAAATTGTAGAACTCAAAGAAAGAGTAGGTGATTTAGAATCTGATTTAATTATAGGAAAAGACCATAAAGGAGCTTTATTAACCATTGTAGATCGCTATTCTAGTTTTTTATGGATTGAAAATGTGACAGGAAAAAAAGCAGATATGATTACAAAAATGACTATAAACACTTTAGCACCACATAAAAAATGGGTTCGAACAATTACCAATGATAATGGAAAAGAGTTTGCAGGACATAAAAAAATAGCAGAAAAATTAAATTGTGATGTCTATTTTGCTCACCCTTATAGCTCTTGGGAACGTGGACTTAACGAGTATACGAACAAACTTATCAGACAATATTTCCCAAAAAATGAACACTTGGATAATGTCAAACAAAAGGATATTTTTGAAACGGTAAACAAACTCAATAATAGACCAAGAAAAAAGTTAGGATACAGAACCCCTAAAGAGGTTTTTTATCAATTTATTAACCAAAATCAAAAACTTGCACTTGGTACTTGA
- the rpsF gene encoding 30S ribosomal protein S6, whose product MNHYETVFILNPVLSDTQIKETVQKFEDYLVSKGAKMISKEDWGLKKLAYPIQKKKSGFYHLFEYKVAGEEIAAFELEFRRDDSVMRYLTVKLDKHAAAWAEKRRERVKSTKK is encoded by the coding sequence ATGAATCATTACGAAACTGTTTTCATTTTGAATCCCGTTTTATCTGATACTCAGATAAAGGAGACAGTACAAAAGTTCGAAGATTATTTAGTTTCTAAAGGAGCTAAAATGATCTCAAAAGAAGATTGGGGCTTAAAGAAATTAGCGTACCCAATTCAAAAGAAAAAAAGTGGTTTTTATCACTTATTCGAGTACAAAGTTGCAGGAGAAGAAATCGCTGCGTTTGAATTAGAGTTTAGAAGAGACGATAGCGTTATGCGTTATTTAACGGTAAAACTAGACAAACATGCTGCAGCTTGGGCAGAAAAAAGAAGAGAACGTGTTAAATCTACAAAAAAATAA
- the rpsR gene encoding 30S ribosomal protein S18, producing the protein MASIEQQAKGGKSADVRYLTPLDIDTKKEEKYCRFKKKGIKYIDYKDADFLMYLVNEQGKILPRRLTGTSLKYQRKVAQAIKRCRHLALMPYVGDLLK; encoded by the coding sequence ATGGCATCAATAGAACAACAAGCAAAAGGAGGTAAATCTGCTGACGTTAGATATTTAACGCCATTAGATATAGACACTAAAAAAGAAGAAAAATACTGTAGATTCAAGAAAAAAGGAATCAAGTATATCGATTATAAAGATGCAGATTTTTTAATGTATTTGGTAAACGAACAAGGTAAAATTTTACCAAGACGTTTAACAGGAACATCATTAAAATATCAACGTAAAGTAGCGCAAGCAATTAAAAGATGCCGTCATTTAGCGTTAATGCCTTATGTTGGAGATTTACTAAAATAA
- the rplI gene encoding 50S ribosomal protein L9: MELILRQDVENLGFKDDIVDVKNGYGRNFLIPTGQAVLATSSAKKVLAENLKQRAYKEAKLIEDANKIAEKIKGYEIKIASKTGSGDKLFGSVNNIDLAAAIEKAGTEIDKKFIKVVGGSVKRLGKYEASVRLHREVVADITFEVVAE; the protein is encoded by the coding sequence ATGGAATTGATATTAAGACAAGATGTAGAAAACTTAGGGTTTAAAGACGATATTGTAGACGTTAAAAACGGATATGGTAGAAACTTCTTAATCCCAACAGGACAAGCTGTTTTAGCAACCTCATCTGCAAAGAAAGTTTTAGCAGAGAATTTAAAACAAAGAGCTTATAAAGAAGCTAAATTAATTGAAGATGCTAACAAAATAGCAGAAAAAATTAAAGGATACGAAATTAAAATTGCCTCTAAAACAGGTTCAGGAGACAAATTATTTGGTTCTGTTAACAATATAGATTTAGCCGCTGCAATAGAAAAAGCAGGAACAGAAATAGATAAGAAATTTATTAAAGTTGTTGGTGGTTCTGTTAAAAGATTAGGTAAATACGAAGCTTCTGTGCGTTTACACAGAGAAGTAGTTGCAGATATTACTTTTGAAGTTGTTGCAGAATAG
- a CDS encoding DUF6495 family protein, whose protein sequence is MKYRQLTKEQFESLHKEFARFLASQSIDAKEWNKIKAEKPKVAEEEMNVFSDVVWDDVLTKVKYIEHFSKTSANLFKCEDEEIHRIAIKINWDINLLEQKGFEWLLKNPMDNSVEIFKGSKPYNNERNIEIFDLIEKGSSISKGEIFEYFNQLIS, encoded by the coding sequence ATGAAATACAGACAACTTACCAAGGAACAATTCGAAAGCTTACACAAAGAATTCGCACGATTTTTAGCATCACAAAGTATCGATGCAAAAGAATGGAACAAAATTAAAGCAGAAAAACCAAAGGTTGCAGAAGAAGAAATGAATGTTTTTTCGGACGTAGTTTGGGACGATGTGTTAACCAAAGTAAAATATATAGAACATTTTTCTAAAACTTCGGCAAATCTATTTAAATGCGAAGATGAAGAAATTCATAGAATTGCGATCAAAATAAATTGGGACATTAATTTATTAGAACAAAAAGGATTCGAGTGGTTACTAAAAAATCCTATGGACAATTCCGTGGAAATCTTTAAAGGCTCAAAACCCTATAATAACGAGAGAAATATAGAAATTTTCGATTTAATAGAAAAAGGAAGTTCTATTTCTAAAGGAGAAATTTTCGAATATTTTAATCAGTTGATCTCATAA
- a CDS encoding SIR2 family NAD-dependent protein deacylase, with protein MKKVVVLTGAGISAESGINTFRDANGLWEGHDVMEVATPDGFAKNPELVLDFYNQRRKQLLEVLPNKAHFNLVALEKNFYVEIVTQNVDDLHERAGSKNVTHLHGELLKVRSSTDENDILEWKKDLVLGDLCAKKSQLRPHIVWFGEMVPMLEKAAEITQTADILVIIGTSMQVYPAASLVNYVKPNTPIYFIDPKPAVSKNDFNNLTIIKDVASSGTDKLLKLLS; from the coding sequence ATGAAAAAAGTAGTTGTTTTAACGGGTGCAGGAATTTCTGCTGAAAGTGGTATAAATACGTTTAGAGATGCAAATGGTTTGTGGGAAGGACATGATGTTATGGAGGTTGCCACTCCAGATGGTTTTGCAAAAAACCCTGAGTTGGTTTTAGACTTTTACAATCAGCGTAGAAAACAATTATTAGAGGTCTTACCTAACAAAGCTCATTTTAATTTAGTGGCGTTAGAAAAAAATTTTTATGTTGAAATTGTTACCCAAAATGTTGACGATTTACACGAAAGAGCTGGAAGTAAAAATGTAACTCATTTACATGGAGAACTACTAAAAGTTAGAAGTTCTACTGATGAAAATGATATTTTAGAATGGAAAAAAGACTTAGTTTTAGGTGATTTATGCGCAAAGAAAAGTCAATTAAGACCGCATATTGTTTGGTTTGGAGAAATGGTACCTATGTTAGAGAAAGCTGCAGAAATTACCCAAACTGCAGATATTTTAGTAATTATTGGAACTTCTATGCAAGTATATCCTGCTGCAAGTTTGGTTAATTATGTTAAACCCAATACTCCTATTTATTTTATAGACCCAAAACCTGCAGTTTCTAAAAACGATTTTAATAATTTAACCATTATTAAAGATGTTGCGAGTTCTGGAACGGACAAATTGTTGAAGTTGTTAAGTTAA
- a CDS encoding TrmH family RNA methyltransferase has protein sequence MIDQKLLTYFEGFLTEKRKSLFKKILEDRTRHFTVVLEDIYQAHNASAVVRTCDIFGVQDIHAIENKYNNKVSRHVAKGSQKWLNQYRYRNDGDNTKTCLDKLKAKGYQIIATTPHNNSCLLQDFDISKKSAFVFGVEAAGVSDYVLENADGFLKIPMVGFTESLNISVAAAIILQDVTTKLRNSNVNWQLSSKEKEILYFNWIKKTIKNVDKIEERYHQNLEL, from the coding sequence ATGATTGATCAAAAATTATTAACCTATTTCGAAGGATTTTTAACAGAAAAAAGAAAATCGCTCTTCAAAAAAATTTTAGAAGATAGAACAAGACACTTTACAGTGGTTTTAGAAGACATTTATCAGGCTCATAATGCTAGTGCTGTTGTAAGAACTTGCGATATTTTTGGAGTGCAAGATATACATGCAATTGAAAATAAGTACAATAATAAAGTTTCACGTCATGTTGCAAAGGGATCACAAAAATGGTTAAATCAATATAGATATAGAAATGATGGCGATAACACTAAAACTTGCTTAGATAAATTAAAAGCGAAAGGGTATCAAATTATTGCGACAACCCCACATAACAATTCTTGTTTATTACAAGATTTCGATATTTCTAAAAAATCGGCTTTTGTATTTGGAGTAGAGGCAGCAGGGGTTTCGGATTATGTTTTAGAAAATGCAGATGGTTTTCTTAAAATACCCATGGTTGGTTTTACAGAAAGTTTAAATATTTCTGTGGCAGCCGCAATTATTTTACAAGATGTGACTACAAAACTTCGAAATTCTAATGTTAATTGGCAACTTTCTTCAAAAGAAAAAGAAATTTTGTATTTTAATTGGATAAAGAAAACGATTAAAAATGTCGATAAAATTGAAGAAAGATATCATCAAAATTTAGAATTATGA
- a CDS encoding YdeI/OmpD-associated family protein, translated as MNPKVAEYISKKENWRKELEALQAVFSDLPVEETIKWGAPTYVYNGKNIVGLAAFKNYCGLWFFQGSLLKDKHKVFVNAQEGKTKAMLQWRFSSLEEIDKNLIKAYVLEAIENVKLGKEIKPNRTKKELIIPEELQKELNSNKHFKEKFEAFSNSYKREYANYISEAKREATRVKRLQKIIPMILNGAGLHDKYKNC; from the coding sequence ATGAATCCAAAAGTAGCAGAATACATCAGCAAAAAAGAAAATTGGCGAAAAGAATTAGAAGCTTTACAAGCTGTTTTTTCTGATTTACCTGTAGAAGAAACGATAAAATGGGGGGCTCCAACCTATGTTTATAATGGAAAAAATATTGTGGGTTTGGCAGCTTTTAAAAACTATTGTGGGTTATGGTTTTTCCAAGGATCATTATTAAAAGACAAACATAAAGTGTTTGTAAATGCACAGGAAGGAAAAACGAAAGCAATGTTGCAGTGGCGTTTTTCTTCATTAGAAGAAATCGACAAAAATTTAATAAAAGCCTACGTTTTAGAAGCTATTGAAAATGTAAAGTTGGGCAAGGAAATAAAACCTAACAGAACAAAAAAAGAGTTGATAATTCCTGAAGAGTTACAAAAAGAACTAAATTCAAACAAACATTTTAAAGAAAAATTCGAAGCGTTTTCTAACAGTTACAAAAGAGAATATGCGAATTACATTTCCGAGGCAAAAAGAGAAGCTACTCGTGTAAAAAGGTTACAAAAAATTATTCCAATGATTTTAAATGGAGCAGGGCTGCATGATAAATATAAGAATTGTTAA
- a CDS encoding DUF4258 domain-containing protein, which yields MLVKRIFYYLIGLSIGSVGVYFFWQKKNATFDYGMDARTLKTIRTKKRIFSDDAKNAMHKFDIDTLKIATILHHGDVDFGKGKPRQKPCAEYFVTGKDSLKNVHLYIKRCDSIATIEKVMVD from the coding sequence ATGCTCGTAAAAAGGATTTTTTATTACTTAATTGGCTTGTCTATTGGTTCTGTGGGGGTTTATTTTTTCTGGCAAAAGAAAAATGCAACGTTCGATTATGGCATGGATGCCCGAACTTTAAAAACCATTCGCACCAAAAAACGTATTTTTTCTGATGATGCAAAAAATGCAATGCATAAATTTGATATTGATACTTTAAAAATTGCCACAATTTTACATCATGGTGATGTTGATTTCGGAAAAGGAAAACCAAGACAAAAACCCTGTGCAGAATACTTTGTTACTGGAAAAGACAGTTTAAAAAATGTGCATTTGTACATTAAACGTTGCGATTCTATAGCTACGATTGAAAAAGTGATGGTAGATTAG
- a CDS encoding alanine dehydrogenase codes for MSSFSPFSKEELIPQEEKLEIKKQKGELFIGLPKETQLSEKRVCLTPDAVGALTANGHRIVIETGAGDGSNYTDKEYSEAGAKISYNVEEAFKCNIVLKVAPPTEKEIEFINPNAILISSLQLKTQSKKYFECLAKKKITAIAFDYIKDEHDSYPIVKSLSEIAGTASILIAGELMSGVNKGNGLLFGNIGGVPPTSVVIFGAGTVGEYAAKTAIGLGARVKVFDNSISKLRKLQDCLHAPIYTSTIQPKSVLKALMRCDVAIGAIRGKNRSPICATEEMIEKMKEGAVVVDVSIDRGGCFETSNVTTHKTPTYVKHGVIHYCVPNIPARYSRTASVSISNIFTPYLLNIAEEGGFENTARFDKSLRNGMYFYHGILTNKTVADWFDLPFRDINLLIL; via the coding sequence ATGAGTTCATTTTCTCCATTTAGTAAAGAAGAACTAATTCCTCAAGAAGAAAAATTAGAAATTAAAAAACAAAAAGGAGAATTGTTTATTGGCTTGCCAAAAGAAACCCAATTAAGCGAAAAAAGAGTTTGTTTAACACCAGATGCTGTCGGCGCTTTAACTGCAAACGGACACAGAATTGTTATTGAAACTGGTGCTGGAGATGGATCGAACTATACAGATAAAGAGTATTCTGAAGCCGGTGCTAAAATCTCTTATAATGTAGAAGAAGCTTTTAAATGCAATATTGTTTTAAAAGTTGCACCACCTACCGAAAAAGAAATTGAGTTTATCAACCCAAACGCAATTTTAATATCTTCTTTGCAACTAAAAACGCAATCTAAAAAATATTTCGAATGTTTAGCCAAGAAAAAAATTACAGCCATTGCATTCGACTATATTAAAGACGAACACGATTCGTACCCAATTGTAAAATCGCTAAGCGAAATCGCTGGAACTGCTTCCATCTTAATTGCGGGCGAATTAATGAGTGGAGTAAATAAAGGAAATGGTTTATTATTTGGCAATATTGGTGGAGTTCCACCCACAAGTGTGGTAATTTTTGGCGCAGGAACTGTAGGAGAATATGCCGCAAAAACAGCCATTGGTTTAGGGGCTAGAGTAAAAGTTTTCGACAATTCTATAAGTAAATTAAGAAAATTACAAGATTGTTTACACGCACCTATTTATACCTCTACCATTCAACCAAAATCGGTTTTAAAAGCCTTAATGCGTTGTGATGTTGCTATTGGAGCAATTAGAGGTAAAAATAGATCGCCAATTTGTGCCACAGAAGAAATGATTGAAAAAATGAAAGAAGGTGCTGTGGTTGTAGATGTAAGTATAGACAGAGGTGGTTGTTTCGAGACTTCTAATGTAACTACGCATAAAACACCAACTTATGTAAAACATGGGGTAATACATTATTGTGTGCCCAATATTCCTGCACGTTATTCTAGAACCGCTTCTGTTTCTATTAGTAATATTTTTACACCTTATTTATTAAATATTGCTGAAGAAGGTGGTTTCGAAAATACAGCTCGTTTCGATAAAAGCTTAAGAAACGGAATGTATTTTTATCATGGAATTCTTACCAATAAAACAGTTGCAGATTGGTTCGATTTGCCCTTTAGAGATATTAATTTGCTGATTCTTTAA
- the tsaE gene encoding tRNA (adenosine(37)-N6)-threonylcarbamoyltransferase complex ATPase subunit type 1 TsaE: MNKNYSLEDLQEIAKTIISSVNNKTLLFYGEMGVGKTTLIKEICNQLGVLDNISSPTFSLVNEYQTSQNTKVFHFDFYRIEDENEALDMGIEDYLYNNDWCLIEWPENVENLLPLESVAIRLSTLENGQRNIQLK; this comes from the coding sequence ATGAATAAGAACTATTCTTTAGAAGATTTACAAGAAATAGCAAAAACAATTATTTCTTCAGTAAACAACAAAACGTTGTTATTTTATGGAGAAATGGGGGTTGGAAAAACAACACTTATTAAAGAAATTTGCAATCAATTAGGGGTTTTAGACAACATCTCCTCTCCTACTTTTTCTTTGGTAAACGAATACCAAACATCCCAAAATACAAAAGTTTTTCATTTCGATTTTTATAGAATTGAAGACGAAAATGAAGCCTTAGATATGGGAATTGAAGATTATTTGTATAATAACGATTGGTGTTTAATTGAATGGCCAGAAAATGTCGAAAATTTATTACCTTTAGAATCCGTTGCAATTCGTTTATCTACTTTAGAAAATGGACAACGTAACATTCAACTAAAATAA